In the Sulfitobacter pacificus genome, one interval contains:
- a CDS encoding zinc ribbon domain-containing protein codes for MGNSCQSCGMPLAKDPQGGGTEADGSISTTYCSICYDAGAFRHPDVSVTEFQQHCVEALQRSGMPKIMAWLFTRGIPRLERWKGV; via the coding sequence ATGGGAAATTCATGTCAGAGCTGCGGGATGCCATTGGCCAAGGACCCGCAAGGCGGCGGAACCGAGGCGGATGGCAGCATCAGCACCACCTATTGTTCGATCTGCTATGATGCAGGCGCATTTCGCCACCCCGACGTCAGCGTGACCGAATTCCAGCAACATTGTGTAGAGGCCCTGCAACGCTCTGGCATGCCCAAGATCATGGCCTGGTTGTTCACCCGTGGCATTCCACGTCTTGAACGGTGGAAAGGGGTGTAA
- the acdA gene encoding 3-sulfinopropanoyl-CoA desulfinase yields MNIAASCTEYRAIAKDLAARFAPRAAKWDRTRSYCWENVTELADAGIMGMTLPTDLGGQGASWLDTVVVVEEIAKACTLTARIVVEANMGGISAIMAYGTQAQKELVAPYVLAGDKPAICITEPQAGSAATQMTTTARRNDGGYLLNGTKHWITGGGVSKLHLVFARVLDETGAELGIGGFILCHDPDAGHDAQGFEVVGRERTMGLCGMPEATLAFRDVFIADDFVLQPPSGFKHGFADLMNAYNSQRVGAGTIAMGVAAGAMEHAKRYLQEREQFGRPLAEFQGLQWMLADMDTSVHAARLMLQEAAHSRGANGSPFPDITMAARAKLFASEMAIKVVNDALQIFGARGYGGEEPLERMYRDVRMFTIGGGTAQILRTQLAGSLLEMRTPQTRGAN; encoded by the coding sequence ATGAACATAGCCGCATCCTGCACAGAGTATCGCGCCATCGCCAAAGACCTCGCCGCCAGGTTCGCCCCCCGCGCCGCGAAGTGGGACCGCACCCGCAGCTATTGCTGGGAGAATGTCACCGAATTGGCAGACGCTGGTATCATGGGAATGACCCTGCCCACCGATCTGGGCGGGCAAGGCGCATCCTGGCTGGACACTGTGGTGGTGGTAGAGGAAATCGCCAAAGCCTGCACCCTGACCGCCCGCATTGTGGTGGAGGCCAACATGGGCGGGATCAGCGCCATCATGGCCTATGGCACGCAGGCCCAGAAAGAACTTGTCGCGCCCTACGTTCTGGCCGGTGACAAGCCAGCCATCTGTATCACAGAACCCCAAGCCGGCAGCGCCGCCACGCAGATGACAACCACCGCGCGGCGCAACGATGGGGGCTATCTGCTTAATGGCACCAAGCACTGGATCACTGGCGGCGGGGTGTCAAAGCTGCATCTTGTCTTTGCCCGTGTGCTGGATGAAACCGGGGCGGAACTGGGCATTGGCGGTTTTATCCTTTGTCATGATCCTGATGCGGGGCATGATGCACAGGGCTTTGAGGTGGTGGGACGCGAACGCACCATGGGCCTGTGCGGCATGCCAGAGGCGACACTGGCCTTCCGGGACGTTTTCATCGCGGATGATTTTGTCCTGCAACCACCCTCCGGTTTCAAACACGGTTTTGCCGATTTGATGAACGCCTATAACAGTCAGCGTGTCGGCGCAGGCACCATTGCGATGGGTGTTGCCGCCGGTGCCATGGAACACGCCAAAAGATACCTGCAAGAACGCGAACAATTCGGCAGGCCGCTGGCAGAGTTTCAGGGGTTGCAATGGATGCTGGCCGATATGGACACGTCTGTCCATGCGGCGCGGCTGATGTTGCAGGAGGCCGCACACTCACGTGGTGCAAACGGCTCCCCCTTTCCCGACATCACCATGGCCGCACGGGCAAAACTGTTTGCATCGGAAATGGCCATCAAGGTTGTGAATGATGCGCTGCAAATCTTTGGTGCACGCGGTTACGGGGGGGAGGAGCCGCTGGAACGGATGTACCGCGATGTACGCATGTTCACCATTGGCGGCGGCACCGCCCAGATCCTGCGCACCCAGCTTGCCGGCAGCCTTCTGGAGATGCGCACCCCACAGACCCGCGGCGCAAACTAG
- a CDS encoding CpaF family protein — MTVHLPQPSLREAVALVVEIAQQFDADGLPAEERANAAVSYVIERQSFPWPLALQRQILTQATAALRLEASEETGEPLPDEAAESSLDNTFAAAQPVDVSHAPAKAENPEPAAKRTAVSAQVAASSNAAPPSIKMLSLANDVVHALLEFLDFSELAAKPRAEQEILIRSGIETVSTDRKLHLNGREIAELVAAVLADMLGLGPLESLLADDRVTDIMVNGPDQIFVERGGKLELTQVRFRDNEHVFTVASRIVAAVGRRIDESQPMVDARLADGSRVNIAVPPLAIDGPTITIRKFPSSPVKLEKLVEGGSLTAQMSRFLALAAYMRLNILVSGGTGSGKTTLMNAMSGFIPEGERIVTIEDAAELRFQQEHVVRFETRPPNVEGTGEVTMRTLVRNALRMRPDRIIIGEVRGDEVLDLLQAMNTGHDGSMSTLHANSPAEALTRVESMAALAGFAPGGGVVRRQLVDAVHLIVQVSRMRDGKRRVTSISELTGLSGDVITLQELFSFQTDPESTRTKVTGKHVYSGYRPGFSSRAADYGVAEELDSILGVK, encoded by the coding sequence ATGACCGTTCATTTGCCGCAACCCTCTTTGCGTGAAGCGGTGGCTTTGGTTGTCGAGATCGCGCAGCAATTTGACGCGGATGGTCTGCCCGCGGAAGAACGGGCAAATGCTGCCGTTTCCTATGTAATCGAACGTCAGAGTTTCCCCTGGCCGTTGGCTCTGCAACGGCAGATCCTGACGCAGGCAACTGCAGCGCTAAGGCTGGAAGCCTCTGAAGAGACTGGAGAGCCCTTGCCAGATGAGGCGGCGGAATCCTCCCTTGATAACACATTCGCCGCGGCGCAACCGGTTGACGTTTCCCATGCGCCGGCAAAAGCTGAAAACCCCGAACCCGCCGCAAAGCGCACTGCGGTTTCGGCACAGGTTGCGGCAAGTTCAAACGCTGCGCCCCCCTCGATCAAGATGCTGTCATTGGCCAATGATGTAGTGCATGCGCTGCTAGAGTTTCTTGATTTTTCCGAGCTGGCGGCAAAGCCACGGGCCGAACAGGAAATCCTGATCCGCAGCGGCATTGAAACAGTGTCGACCGATCGAAAGCTGCATCTGAACGGGCGCGAGATTGCCGAACTGGTGGCGGCGGTTCTGGCCGATATGCTGGGACTTGGTCCGCTTGAATCACTGCTGGCAGATGACCGTGTGACCGATATCATGGTCAACGGACCGGACCAGATTTTTGTGGAACGTGGTGGTAAGCTTGAACTGACACAGGTGCGGTTTCGCGACAATGAACATGTGTTTACCGTGGCGAGCCGGATTGTTGCCGCTGTCGGGCGGCGTATTGATGAATCACAGCCGATGGTGGACGCGCGCCTTGCCGATGGCAGCCGGGTGAATATTGCGGTGCCACCGCTGGCGATTGACGGGCCGACCATTACGATCCGTAAATTCCCTTCCTCTCCGGTGAAGCTGGAGAAACTTGTTGAAGGTGGCAGCCTGACCGCACAGATGAGCCGTTTTCTGGCGCTGGCGGCCTATATGCGCCTGAACATCCTTGTGTCGGGCGGGACCGGTTCGGGTAAAACAACGCTGATGAACGCCATGTCGGGGTTTATTCCCGAAGGTGAACGCATTGTTACCATCGAAGATGCCGCTGAACTGCGGTTTCAGCAGGAACATGTTGTGCGCTTTGAAACCCGCCCGCCCAATGTGGAAGGCACGGGTGAAGTGACCATGCGCACCCTGGTGCGCAACGCGCTGCGGATGCGCCCGGATCGCATCATCATCGGTGAGGTGCGCGGCGACGAGGTCCTGGATCTGTTGCAGGCGATGAACACCGGCCATGACGGCTCCATGAGCACTTTGCACGCCAACTCTCCGGCCGAGGCGCTGACCCGTGTGGAAAGCATGGCAGCGCTGGCTGGGTTTGCGCCGGGAGGCGGGGTTGTCCGCCGCCAGCTGGTCGACGCGGTGCATCTGATTGTTCAGGTTTCGCGGATGCGGGATGGGAAACGGCGGGTGACGTCGATTTCCGAACTGACCGGCCTGTCGGGTGACGTGATTACATTGCAGGAACTGTTTTCCTTCCAGACCGATCCCGAGAGTACGCGTACCAAGGTCACAGGCAAACATGTCTATTCCGGCTACCGTCCCGGATTTTCAAGCCGGGCGGCGGATTACGGTGTGGCGGAAGAGCTCGATTCCATTCTGGGGGTTAAGTAA
- a CDS encoding type II secretion system F family protein — MSTFTILLMAGFALNAALILLGFVLADRQRRRHIARLHRQKETMSLPVVQHSKSKKRGSARPTNAIERFVAFFERQLDQTSLRIGVNELLIQVGIGLLALYALAVLALGLHPLTALPVAVVLTFGILMSLLNIAQNRYKKAFAAGLPEALDIFARGLRAGRPVTDSMAIVVDNSSGPILHEFSRCRDEVRMGTSLPECLERLSARLPLAEVNFFAVSTALQAETGGNLIETMENLATQLRERRKLRKKARALSSEARASAVILASLPFAVTLLIAVLNGSYLEPLYADPRGRLMAGVALGSIAFGIFVMVRMGKLDV; from the coding sequence ATGTCGACATTTACCATCCTGTTGATGGCTGGGTTTGCCTTGAACGCGGCTTTGATCCTGCTGGGCTTTGTCCTTGCAGACCGTCAGCGCCGCCGCCACATCGCCCGGCTGCACCGCCAGAAAGAGACAATGTCCCTGCCGGTTGTGCAGCATTCCAAATCAAAGAAACGCGGCAGCGCGCGGCCCACCAATGCGATCGAACGGTTCGTGGCGTTTTTTGAACGCCAGCTTGATCAGACCAGCCTGCGTATTGGTGTGAACGAACTGCTGATACAGGTGGGGATTGGTCTTTTGGCGCTCTACGCTCTGGCGGTGCTGGCGCTTGGGCTGCATCCTTTGACCGCTTTGCCGGTGGCTGTAGTTTTGACCTTCGGCATATTGATGAGCCTGCTGAACATCGCGCAAAACCGCTATAAAAAAGCCTTCGCGGCGGGGCTTCCTGAAGCATTGGATATTTTTGCCCGTGGCTTGCGGGCAGGGCGTCCGGTCACCGATTCAATGGCCATTGTTGTCGATAACTCAAGCGGGCCAATCCTGCACGAGTTCAGCCGCTGTCGTGATGAGGTGCGTATGGGCACGTCACTGCCGGAATGTCTGGAGCGGTTGAGCGCGCGGTTGCCCTTGGCCGAGGTCAATTTCTTCGCAGTCTCCACTGCCTTGCAGGCGGAAACTGGCGGCAATTTGATTGAAACCATGGAAAACCTCGCCACGCAGCTGCGCGAACGCCGCAAACTGCGCAAGAAAGCGCGGGCATTGTCCTCGGAAGCGCGGGCCAGCGCGGTGATCCTTGCGTCTTTGCCCTTTGCCGTAACCCTGCTGATTGCGGTGTTGAACGGTTCCTATCTTGAGCCACTTTATGCGGATCCGCGTGGTCGCCTCATGGCCGGCGTGGCCCTTGGCAGTATCGCCTTTGGCATCTTTGTGATGGTGCGGATGGGCAAGCTCGATGTCTGA
- a CDS encoding AAA family ATPase, with translation MTVSNPSHGAPNPVAAYVCTDQGADIARSVVDTLIGDQSPLHGGGLGGAARVCRTPAPDRMVLAEMGNMTLEAACECVAEIRQTGAYVIVLGDKADLAIYRALRNAGAEEYFAFPVSPDEIIAANDNIKEPVQQLVQDTPIVRGTCIGVTGCNGGVGTSLLAQNLAFHSAAANGGALHTALIDADLRFGSQAIDLDRKDTPGLFEALSAPDRVDETFLGATMEKLTDRLSFYSQQAHISQNVDALDAAFPPLLEEIKTKFDSVIVDLPRTTLVANPQFAHCLDTLVLVIPAGYAGVNVASRLMSVLKSEAPTLKILPVLSELRLDAKLTAKDISIGIGQEVQATLPESAKALSRAHRAAKSLIESQPRAPYAKATRALWAKATKPPQDTAKISVAKSKMGFFKRATA, from the coding sequence ATGACAGTTTCCAATCCATCCCATGGCGCACCAAATCCGGTGGCCGCATATGTCTGTACCGATCAAGGTGCCGATATTGCGCGCAGCGTGGTTGATACATTGATTGGAGATCAATCCCCGCTGCATGGCGGCGGGTTGGGTGGTGCCGCACGTGTGTGCCGCACTCCAGCACCAGATAGGATGGTACTGGCGGAAATGGGCAATATGACCCTTGAAGCAGCCTGTGAATGTGTCGCAGAGATCCGCCAGACCGGCGCATATGTAATTGTGCTGGGTGACAAGGCCGATCTTGCGATCTATCGCGCGTTGCGCAACGCAGGTGCCGAAGAATATTTCGCCTTTCCGGTCAGCCCGGACGAAATCATTGCCGCCAATGACAATATTAAAGAGCCCGTGCAACAGCTGGTTCAGGACACCCCGATTGTACGGGGCACCTGTATTGGTGTGACGGGCTGTAACGGGGGGGTTGGCACAAGCCTACTGGCCCAGAACCTCGCCTTTCATTCAGCGGCAGCCAATGGTGGTGCGCTGCATACCGCATTGATTGATGCAGATCTGCGCTTTGGCTCTCAGGCGATTGATCTGGACCGCAAAGATACGCCCGGCCTGTTTGAAGCTCTGTCCGCGCCAGACCGTGTGGATGAGACCTTTCTGGGTGCCACCATGGAGAAACTGACCGACCGGCTGTCGTTCTATTCTCAACAGGCGCATATCTCGCAAAACGTCGATGCACTGGATGCAGCTTTTCCACCGTTGCTTGAGGAAATCAAAACCAAGTTTGACTCGGTGATTGTCGATCTGCCGCGCACCACATTGGTGGCAAATCCGCAATTCGCCCATTGCCTTGATACCTTGGTTCTCGTGATCCCGGCAGGGTATGCTGGCGTCAACGTGGCCAGCCGTCTGATGTCCGTGCTGAAATCAGAAGCGCCGACGCTCAAGATCCTGCCGGTGCTGTCAGAACTGCGGCTGGACGCCAAGTTGACCGCAAAAGACATCAGCATCGGTATCGGGCAGGAGGTTCAGGCAACCCTGCCAGAAAGCGCCAAAGCGCTGAGCCGGGCTCATCGCGCTGCCAAGTCCCTGATCGAAAGCCAGCCCCGCGCGCCTTACGCCAAGGCCACCCGCGCGCTGTGGGCCAAAGCCACCAAACCACCGCAAGACACCGCCAAGATATCAGTGGCGAAGTCCAAAATGGGCTTCTTTAAACGGGCAACAGCATGA
- a CDS encoding Flp family type IVb pilin — MTLTRKALNKALRTFAKDEDGATAIEYALMVALVGAVIVVGVTQLGTSTNNKFTGVATTIDNAGEGESGS, encoded by the coding sequence ATGACCCTTACACGTAAAGCACTGAACAAAGCCCTGCGCACTTTCGCCAAAGACGAAGACGGCGCGACAGCAATTGAATACGCCCTGATGGTTGCCCTTGTGGGTGCCGTGATCGTGGTTGGCGTTACCCAGCTTGGTACCTCCACCAATAACAAGTTCACTGGCGTTGCCACAACAATCGACAACGCAGGTGAAGGCGAGTCCGGCAGCTAA
- a CDS encoding MerR family transcriptional regulator codes for MRIGELAKQAAVSRDTIRFYERHGLIRSAVDPAAGNGYRVYPEDAIMTLEVIRDAQAAGLSIADITLFFSAFLAQDIDQDASDFLDAKIAETTEKITASQRFLTLLQDTKAALKRAPQDGLDEVNT; via the coding sequence ATGCGCATCGGAGAATTGGCCAAGCAAGCGGCCGTCAGTCGGGACACGATCCGGTTTTATGAACGTCACGGGTTGATCCGCTCTGCTGTGGATCCGGCAGCGGGCAATGGGTATCGGGTCTATCCAGAAGATGCGATTATGACGTTAGAGGTGATCCGCGATGCGCAGGCCGCAGGGTTAAGTATCGCTGATATCACGTTGTTTTTCAGTGCATTCTTAGCACAGGATATTGATCAGGACGCGAGCGACTTCCTTGATGCCAAGATCGCGGAAACCACAGAGAAAATCACCGCCAGCCAGCGGTTTCTTACCCTTTTGCAAGACACCAAGGCAGCATTGAAACGTGCGCCACAGGACGGGCTGGATGAGGTGAACACCTAA
- a CDS encoding type II secretion system F family protein — translation MSETSMHIFWMAFLGLTTAMLALTLLMFTEHQRSLRAARLNRANGSEKARRVDGAAERRGFLGGITGKLRQVVVLIGERLAVVLGGESRETAANLSSAGFRSRDALLIYAFLKTILPLAALLGGLIYLGATRPLDITIIVPAAMVIGAALALSMGVDFVVNKARTARLARIRLSFPDMLELIVITSEAGLGPQPALHRVAQEMAVTHPDLAQEMLQMVSEMAMTSDARGAYDKLNIRAPLPEIAVFTQTLDQSDRYGTPFARAMRTLIDEQRSNRLVAVEEKAARLPVLMTMPLIFCIMPAVFVVLVGPAALSVLDNILSGG, via the coding sequence ATGTCTGAGACCTCTATGCATATCTTCTGGATGGCCTTTCTGGGGCTGACCACTGCGATGCTTGCGTTGACGCTTTTGATGTTCACCGAACATCAGCGCAGCCTGCGCGCAGCGCGGTTGAACCGTGCCAACGGGTCGGAGAAAGCGCGCCGCGTTGACGGTGCTGCCGAACGCCGTGGCTTTCTGGGCGGGATCACTGGCAAGCTGCGCCAAGTGGTTGTCCTGATCGGAGAACGTCTGGCTGTGGTATTGGGCGGGGAATCCCGCGAAACCGCTGCAAACCTGTCCTCAGCCGGGTTTCGCAGCCGCGATGCCCTGTTGATCTATGCGTTCCTGAAAACCATCCTGCCTTTGGCCGCTTTGCTTGGCGGGTTGATCTATCTGGGTGCTACACGGCCTTTGGACATCACCATCATCGTGCCCGCTGCCATGGTGATCGGTGCCGCGCTGGCCTTGTCCATGGGGGTCGATTTTGTCGTCAACAAGGCCCGCACTGCGCGTCTGGCCCGCATCCGGCTGAGCTTTCCCGATATGCTTGAGCTGATCGTCATCACCTCGGAGGCCGGGCTGGGTCCGCAGCCAGCACTGCACCGCGTTGCACAGGAAATGGCGGTGACCCATCCTGATCTGGCGCAGGAAATGCTGCAAATGGTGTCGGAGATGGCGATGACCAGTGATGCCCGTGGTGCCTATGACAAGCTGAACATCCGCGCACCGCTGCCGGAAATTGCCGTATTCACCCAGACATTGGATCAATCCGACAGATACGGCACGCCCTTTGCCCGCGCAATGCGCACCCTGATCGACGAGCAACGCAGCAACCGTTTGGTGGCTGTCGAGGAAAAAGCCGCGCGCCTGCCGGTTCTGATGACCATGCCTTTGATCTTTTGCATCATGCCCGCGGTATTTGTGGTGCTGGTCGGGCCCGCAGCGCTCAGTGTTCTTGACAATATTCTTTCCGGAGGCTGA
- a CDS encoding long-chain-fatty-acid--CoA ligase, translating to MLGQMMTQPLLISSLIAHAERYHGEAEIYSVNTGGGIEQTSWAQVGQNARKLAAALTGLGLEPQARCGTIAWNNRRHLEIYFGVSGGGFVCHTINPRLFPEQLVYILNHAEDKVLFIDKTFVPLVAAIRDKLEHLEHIVLMEGADEDAAKALPGLKFYDDLIAAGDAEYAWPQIDENTASSLCYTSGTTGNPKGVLYSHRSTVLHSFGVNLADSISFSASDIVLPVVPMFHVNAWGTPYACAMSGSRMVMPGPGLDGPSLVGLIDSHKVTIALGVPTIWLGLLGEAKKIGSKLESLNKTVVGGSACPPSMIAAFREEFGVDTVHAWGMTEMSPLGSVNQPLAKHKDLPLEEQHRLRENQGRPVFGVELEILDDDGKPLPHDGKAQGDLVTRGHWILDAYFRSTTEETLTNGWFDTGDVATMDPDGYITIKDRSKDIIKSGGEWISSVELENIAIAHPKLADAAVIGARHEKWDERPVLVAVKAEGQDPSEADVLGIFEGKIAKWQVPDRVVFTDVLPRNATGKVLKRNLRDEFGEVLIG from the coding sequence ATGCTTGGCCAAATGATGACGCAGCCGCTGCTGATTTCGAGCCTGATCGCCCATGCCGAACGCTACCATGGGGAGGCCGAAATCTATTCCGTTAACACCGGTGGCGGGATAGAGCAGACCTCATGGGCGCAGGTGGGGCAGAATGCCCGCAAGCTGGCAGCAGCGCTGACCGGGCTGGGCCTTGAGCCACAGGCGCGCTGCGGCACAATTGCATGGAACAACCGGCGCCATCTTGAGATTTATTTCGGCGTCTCCGGTGGTGGCTTTGTCTGTCACACGATCAACCCGCGCCTGTTCCCGGAACAGCTGGTCTATATCCTGAACCACGCCGAAGATAAGGTTTTGTTCATCGACAAAACCTTTGTGCCCCTTGTCGCCGCGATCCGCGACAAGCTGGAGCATCTTGAACATATCGTGTTGATGGAAGGTGCTGATGAAGATGCTGCCAAGGCTTTGCCGGGGTTGAAGTTTTACGATGATCTGATTGCCGCAGGTGATGCGGAATACGCCTGGCCGCAGATAGACGAGAACACCGCCTCAAGCCTGTGTTATACCTCTGGCACCACGGGCAACCCCAAGGGGGTGCTCTATTCTCACCGCTCTACCGTATTGCATTCTTTCGGCGTTAATCTGGCGGACAGCATCAGCTTTTCAGCGTCTGACATTGTGCTGCCCGTCGTACCCATGTTCCATGTCAACGCGTGGGGCACCCCATATGCCTGTGCGATGAGCGGGTCGCGTATGGTGATGCCGGGGCCGGGGCTGGATGGTCCGTCATTGGTGGGCCTGATTGACAGCCACAAGGTGACGATTGCACTTGGCGTGCCTACCATCTGGCTGGGCCTTTTGGGTGAAGCCAAGAAGATTGGCAGCAAGCTGGAAAGTTTGAACAAGACCGTTGTGGGCGGGTCCGCGTGTCCTCCGTCAATGATCGCGGCCTTCCGTGAAGAGTTTGGTGTGGATACGGTGCATGCTTGGGGCATGACAGAAATGTCACCTTTGGGCTCGGTCAACCAGCCGCTTGCCAAACACAAGGACCTGCCATTGGAAGAGCAACACCGTTTGCGGGAAAATCAGGGGCGCCCGGTCTTTGGGGTCGAACTTGAAATTCTGGATGATGATGGAAAGCCGCTGCCGCATGACGGCAAGGCGCAGGGCGATCTGGTCACCCGTGGCCATTGGATTCTAGATGCCTACTTCCGCTCTACAACCGAAGAGACGCTGACCAATGGCTGGTTTGATACAGGTGATGTCGCCACCATGGACCCTGATGGCTATATCACCATCAAGGACCGCTCCAAGGATATCATCAAGTCGGGCGGCGAATGGATCAGCTCGGTCGAGTTGGAGAACATTGCAATTGCCCATCCAAAGCTTGCAGATGCGGCAGTGATCGGCGCGCGCCATGAAAAATGGGACGAACGCCCGGTATTGGTTGCGGTCAAGGCCGAGGGGCAGGACCCGTCAGAGGCTGATGTGCTGGGTATTTTCGAGGGTAAGATTGCCAAGTGGCAAGTGCCTGATCGCGTGGTGTTTACCGATGTGCTGCCGCGCAACGCTACAGGCAAGGTGTTAAAGCGCAACCTGCGGGACGAATTCGGTGAAGTCCTGATCGGCTAA
- a CDS encoding TadE/TadG family type IV pilus assembly protein, whose amino-acid sequence MLTQPLAFLKRFRRDQSGAVAVEFVLLAPLVFALLFGIIIVGYYIGVSHSVSQLATGAARASVVGLDTEERETLALAYLDRASVNYPMLKQDALTSEALLEEGTPPGVTVTVSYEVDGSIIGVANSLLGLSLSDIKGSAYLAY is encoded by the coding sequence ATGCTGACCCAACCCCTTGCTTTCCTAAAGCGTTTCCGTCGTGATCAATCCGGTGCGGTGGCTGTTGAATTCGTACTGCTGGCACCGCTGGTATTCGCATTGCTGTTCGGGATCATCATTGTTGGCTATTACATCGGCGTCAGCCATTCAGTATCGCAGCTGGCCACAGGTGCGGCGCGGGCATCGGTTGTCGGGCTGGACACGGAAGAACGCGAAACACTGGCACTGGCCTATCTTGACCGTGCGAGCGTCAACTATCCGATGTTGAAACAGGATGCGTTGACCTCTGAGGCCCTGCTGGAAGAGGGTACACCGCCCGGAGTCACCGTGACGGTCTCCTATGAGGTTGACGGTTCCATCATCGGCGTTGCCAACAGCCTTCTGGGTCTTAGCCTCTCGGATATCAAGGGGAGTGCATATCTTGCCTATTAA
- a CDS encoding acyl-CoA thioesterase, producing MTLLYHTPLTPAQQVVAGIDPVQPLAVADRVRFSELDVLNHVNNTVYLEWFERLRVRYSQEWGISNYGAGGVNPRIVIRSGNIHYRQEMRMDEDYIATCRCSAFRTNSYTLAQQIWSAGTLRATFDCVLVLLQPDGSGRFAIPDAIRARFIAVDGATQEG from the coding sequence ATGACGTTACTTTATCATACACCGCTCACCCCCGCCCAACAGGTTGTTGCCGGCATTGACCCAGTACAACCCTTGGCTGTGGCAGACCGGGTGCGCTTTTCCGAACTGGACGTGCTGAATCATGTCAACAACACGGTTTATCTGGAATGGTTCGAACGGCTGCGGGTACGCTATTCGCAGGAATGGGGCATTTCGAACTACGGCGCAGGGGGTGTGAATCCGCGCATCGTGATCCGCTCGGGCAATATTCACTACCGTCAGGAAATGCGTATGGACGAAGATTACATCGCAACTTGCCGGTGCAGCGCCTTTCGCACCAACTCCTATACGCTGGCGCAACAGATCTGGTCTGCCGGTACATTGCGGGCAACATTTGATTGTGTGCTGGTGCTGCTACAGCCGGACGGGTCTGGTCGGTTTGCGATCCCCGATGCCATTCGTGCCCGCTTTATCGCCGTCGATGGCGCAACACAGGAAGGATAA
- a CDS encoding aldo/keto reductase, producing the protein MKTRTLGKNGPQVHPLGIGAMSFSNFYGPTNETESHAILDAARRAGVNHIDTSNVYGLGTSETVIGTYLSAHPQARDHFTIATKGGITRNPDGPGNIFNNSAQHLQAELEGSLKRLGVEAVDLYYVHRRDPALPIEEVTETMAALVKAGKTKAIGFSEIAPSSLRRAHAVHPVAAVQSEYSLSTRAPELGLVQTCAALGTALVAFSPVGRSLLTDRPHSLEAVQKLPFLASNPRFTEPNYSANIAAVNALQSLAKEMGISTAGLAIAWLLAQGDHVIPIPGTRSLTHFSQLLEGVNRSLTAAELEEIETILPVGWAHGDRYAAAQWNGPEKYC; encoded by the coding sequence ATGAAAACCAGAACTCTTGGCAAAAACGGACCGCAGGTACACCCGCTGGGCATCGGTGCCATGTCATTCTCTAATTTCTACGGACCAACCAACGAAACCGAAAGCCATGCCATTCTGGATGCCGCACGCAGGGCGGGTGTGAACCACATAGATACCTCCAATGTTTATGGCTTGGGCACGTCAGAAACCGTCATCGGGACCTATCTTTCGGCACATCCGCAAGCCCGGGATCACTTTACCATAGCGACCAAAGGCGGGATCACCCGCAATCCCGATGGTCCCGGCAATATCTTCAACAACTCCGCACAGCACCTGCAGGCCGAATTAGAGGGCAGCCTGAAACGTCTGGGTGTAGAGGCGGTTGATCTGTATTATGTCCATCGCCGTGATCCGGCCTTGCCCATCGAAGAAGTGACCGAAACAATGGCGGCGCTGGTGAAGGCCGGTAAGACCAAGGCAATCGGATTTTCCGAAATCGCGCCCTCCTCCCTGCGCCGCGCCCATGCGGTGCATCCGGTGGCGGCGGTGCAATCGGAATATTCACTGTCGACACGTGCGCCTGAACTGGGGCTGGTACAGACCTGCGCGGCGCTGGGCACAGCATTGGTTGCCTTTTCCCCTGTGGGCCGGTCCCTGTTGACTGACAGGCCGCATAGTTTGGAGGCCGTGCAAAAGCTGCCCTTTTTGGCCAGCAATCCGCGTTTCACCGAACCGAATTACAGCGCCAATATCGCTGCGGTTAACGCCTTGCAGTCCTTGGCAAAGGAAATGGGCATATCGACCGCCGGATTGGCCATCGCGTGGCTGCTCGCGCAAGGCGATCACGTGATCCCGATCCCCGGCACCCGCTCCCTGACGCATTTCTCGCAGCTTCTTGAAGGGGTCAACCGGAGCTTAACTGCGGCGGAGCTTGAAGAGATAGAGACGATCCTGCCGGTTGGTTGGGCCCATGGCGACCGGTATGCCGCCGCACAGTGGAACGGGCCGGAGAAGTATTGCTAA